Genomic window (Lutra lutra chromosome 2, mLutLut1.2, whole genome shotgun sequence):
gctcgatcccaggaccctgggatcatgacctgagccgaaggcagaggctttaacccaccgagccacccaggcgcccccagagcaaGTTTTTGATGCCAAATACTAGTGAACATCTTTGGTTTCTTTACTGGTGAGAGGTCATTCAGCAGTGTCTATTTCCAAAGAACTCGTTTGGGGAATAAAATCGAATCAGACATGTCTCATGTTCTCAATGTGCTTATTCTTAGCTAGTGGAGAAACAGTGGAATATACAAATAACAGTAATCTAGGCAAATTTTGACTCTTAAATGATGGGGAAGCACGAGTAGACTTAGAAGAAGCTCTAGacttacatcatttaaaaatcattgatttcTCTAAAATCCAAACCTCATCAAATTTAAATGTAGCTCGAAGACTTTGGCATTGAATTGAAACATTTTGCTTGAGATTAGTCAGTCTCATAGACTATGTTAGAAGTTATATTGCTAAAAGTGTACTGTCTCCCTTTAAACTCAGAAATTGGTGTGGTGTTAGTAGAATGGCAAATATTCTAATAACCAGCAGagctaaaaaatgtaaatgacaaaaaatgttaacttcaggggcgcctgggtggctcagtgggttaaactgctgccttcagctcaggtcatgatctcggggtcctgggatcgagtcccgcatcgggctctctgctcggcggggagcctgcttccctctctctctctgcctgcctctctgtctacttgtgatctctccctgtcaaaaaaataaataaaatttaaaaaaaatgttaacttcagAAAGATTGGAACTGTTATACAATTGTGGCTTAAAGAAAAGTTTGAATACTGAGATGTAAGGTAGTAAAGCCAACAATATTGCATGATACTAATAGTACTATTCTAAGTACTTTCACATGTAGTGATTTAATCCTAATAAAACTGAGTAGTTCCTTTTAAGGATATTCACTGTGAAGCAAAGTATTGCAGTCCTGTGTGCATACATGCATCCTACAAATAGTCCTGAGTCTTCCATGTACCAGACATTGTCTAGATGCTAGAGATACATTGGTGAGCAAGATAGGctttctgtcctcatggagcttacattttgtTAGGGAGATGGACAAAAATCAGCTAAAGAAATACccatattaacatattaaaggtTAAAACAGATGATAAGAAAATAAGCTAAAACAGGATAAAAAGAGACTGGGAGTGCTTTGAGGGGTCAGAGAAATCTTTGCAGTGGGGATATTTGAACAGAGACCAGAATGAAGTTGGGAACTACGAACTGTGAAGAACATTTCAGACAAACAGCATGAGCACAGAAAGAGCTTAGGAGAGAATATGAGACAAATAATAAAGAAGTAATAAAGAAGCCATGGTAGCCTAAGCCAGGGGAGGAATGGAGGGAGCGAGCGACAAGAATTAAGATATTGTCTACATATGGTAGGAGGACACTGGAGGGTATTAAACAGGGCATGATGGCTGTTTATGTTTAGAAGGGTAATTGTGGCTGCTCTGTGAAGAGAACATGGGGTGTAGCAGtgggagcagagagacagagcttGGGCTTCTGTTGTAACTCAAGCCAGCGTTGATGGTTGATGGTGGCATCTTAGACCAGGATTGTAGTGGTGAGGTGATGAGAGATGACAGATTTGTGTGAGAGGAGACCTAATAGAATTTGTTGACAGATTGGAAGATTGGGTGTAGGAGAAAACAAGGAGTCAAGGGTGACTCCAGAGTTTTGGGATTGAGTGAATGGTGGTGCTGTTTACTGAGCTGTGAGTTAGAGGAAGATCACTCgtagaaggaaatttaaaatctgggggggggttgggtttgatactttatttttttttaagattttatttatttatttgtcaggtagaagagagcacaagcagggggagtggcatgcagagagagagggagaagcaggctccctgctgagcaaggagcctaatgtgggacttgatcccaggaccctgagatcatgtcctgagctgaaggcagacacttaattgaatgagccacccaggtgtcacaaAAATCTAGGTTTTGATGAAGATTGAGGTAGCctattaaacatcttttttttttaagattttatttatttacttgacagagagagagatccaagtaggcagagagagtgggggaagcaggctctgtgctgagcagagagtcccatgtagggcttgatcccaggaccctgagatcatgacctgagccaaaggcagaggcttaatcccctgagccactgaggcgccctgCCTATTGAACATCTTAAGTGGAACTGTTGAGTCAGTAGTTAAATGTACAAGTTGAATGCCGTAGGAGAGAAGTTAGGGCTGGAGATACAACTTTAGGAGTTGCCAACCTCTAAATAGTACAGAATGGAAGgaggttggagaggagaaggggtcCGAGGACTCGGCTCTGGTACACTCTGAAGGCCAGTTAGAGTAGGTCGGACCCCAAAAGGAGGATGTTTTTGTTAGTGCTTATGAGAAAGCTAGTAATGTGAGGACATGCCTCCTGATGCCCACAGATTGATCTCTCCAGAAGTTCTTGGTGGCCCTCGACAAGGGCAGTTGTGGGGACTTTGAGACAGAAAGCTGGAGTTTACTTCAGGAGATTAGACcgtgaggaggaagaagaggttgCCATAAAGGGGAGCTAAGAAATGGAgtggagagtgggggagagggacacGTAGTCAAGGAAgaattttctttactttcaaTTTTAGATGAGAAATAATTCTATAACGTATTTGTATGCTTTGGGGAGTGATCATCTTCATAATCATCAAACAGTGATTACCTTCTGTGGACTAAGTGGCATCTCGGACTTGATAGGATTCTCTTCCAGGTATCTACATGCTTTTTGTGCCAGCCAACCAGCCATGGAATCACACTCTGGTCCTTCAGCTTCTAGCCAGGTGATATGAGCAAGTTACCTGACTTTTCTGAGCCCACTTCCTAATCTGGAAAATGATACTTTAGGTTTTTAAAACAGATACATTAGCTGGTGGACTGCACTGACTAGCATACTCACAGTGGTCTTTAGAGACAGTTTTTCCTTTGATGTCATTATATATTATTGGAAAAGTCAACTGAATTTGCTGCACAAAATAGGGTCCATTGGCCAGTAGGATTAACATCAGCTGtcagtttgttagaaatgcaggctGTTAGGCCCCTATGAGATCTGTGGTATTCGAACAAGACCAGATGATTTGTATGCACATCAGAGTTCGAAAAGCAGTGATCTGGAAAACAAGTATCTGCCCGCCCTGTTTTTCAGGTGTTCATGGAAGATGGTAACAGCTTCCACATTCTCCCAGGCTTGTGATCTGAAAGTATTTTTACACCTCGCCTTATTGCTTCTCAATGTTTCTCCACATGTGATGAcctcttcttttctaattattgAAATACAGATAATTAGGAAGGTTGATAAGCAGACCGCATTACTGGATGCAGATGACCCTGTGTCACAACTCCATAAATGTGCATTTTACCTTAAGGATACAGAAAGAATGTACTTgtgcctttctcaagaaagaataATCCAGTTTcaggtatgttttaaaattactggTAAAAATGTGCCATCTTTTGGTTAGCAGCATAGAGAACTAAAACTTGTTTAATGTTAATTGTGCCCAAGTACATGAAGCTGTTTTCAGATATTTATCTCAAGTCCAAAGGTTCTTAACCTACATGATTCTGAGACATGGCAGTCACTATACCTCAAGGAAGAACTCGGAACTATAAAAGTGTTCTTGACCATCTAGGTTTGGGAATCGAAAAGTTCCTTAGATCTTCCAGAGGTAGATTTTGGGTGTTGGTAAATCCCCTGAAACTGCATGAAGACATTGTAGATAGATACATGCATGTTTTGGGGGAGGGTTCAGAATTATCCGATTTACATTGGGGTCTTCCTAGATACTAATGACAAGATGTTTCGAAAGCTGATTTTTTCACTACATTCACTCAGAAGTCTTTTATGAGGACATCTATGACATGGGCAGATGATTTCATAGGATAGTTAATCTTTCATGTGAAACTCATTTGTAAACATCTGGAGGCCATGTGCAGCCGTTCTTCTCAGCTCAGAGCAGATGGGCTGGTCTGGGTGTTTCAAGGTAGGGGTAGGGGGATGCCAGTTCACATCTCGGTTCCCCCCTGCTGAAAGTGCATGAGTTTCTAACTGCTCTTTAAGGTTGAGAGCCTCCTAGTCTCTCTCTCAGGGATCTGAGTTTTAAGTAGCTATTTACATCACGAATACTGatcttttattaaagaaattatacagaTATTGGTGTACTCTCAAATGGTTATTATGAAAGGTATATAATATGtcattgaaatatttcatattctaATAAAAACTGCTGAATGTGAGGTTGCCATATTAAATATTCTGTGTTTATTTAGGGACTGTCAAAGCACCGTGTTTGGGAAGTTCATACATTTGTACTGAACTCTCTCCCTGTTAATTCCAGTATATGAGTGCTACCTTGTTAAAATTGTCTTATACTGTGATGTATATAAAAATCCATTTCTAAACATCctttcttcataaggccactccATGCCCAAAAGAACCAAATAAAGAGATGATAAATGATGGAGCTTCCTGGACAATCATTAGTACAGATAAGGCAGAGTATACATTTTATGAGGGGATGGGCCCTGTCCTTGCCCCAGTCACCCCTGTGCCTGTTGTAGAAAGTCTTCAGGTAAGTCCACTTACTCACAAGTTGACTTTTAGCTTTTTGTAACTGCTCCCAGCTCTGACTAggtgtgatttttatttcatagtaaatttgatttttctccaaATCTTGTGATTTGGGGATGTTAATACATtgtttgttgatttaaaaaaaaaaaacacacacacacacacttttatacAAGAAAATTTAAGTTTAGATCTACTTGAATGTTACATTGAGATGTGATTAGCTCACTTTGTCTTTCTAATCATgttgttatttatctatttttaaagattttatttgttaaagagcAGGGAGCACGAgctggcggggagggggcagaaggagagggagaagcaggctccccgctgagcagggagcctgacatggggcctgaccccaggaccttgggatcatgacctgaaccaaaggcaaatcttaactgactaagccacccagacacccctcatgttatttaaaaagaagagtttaattgatttttttcacaaatCACAGTCAAATGAAAAGTTAATCTGTGTactttaatgaaaaatgaaaaattttctcaACAGTTCTCATTTTCTGTGAATTTCAGTTGAATGGCGGTGGGGACGTAGCAATGCTTGAACTTACAGGACAGAATTTCACTCCAAATTTACGAGTGTGGTTTGGGGATGTAGAAGCTGAAACTATGTACAGGTACTTAAACTTCTTACATCATCTAGAGTTTTTGATGGGCGTGGATACATGAGACTCTTTCTTGATATTGATTGTAATGTAGCAAGCAACCTGTTTTAAGTTCTAGTTCTAAAACATACATGGCTTCTAAGTGATTTCTGTTTCCCCCCTCAGATGTGGAGAGAGTATGCTCTGTGTCGTCCCAGACATTTCTGCATTCCGAGAAGGTTGGAGATGGGTCCGACAGCCAGTCCAGGTTCCAGTAACTTTGGTCCGTAATGATGGAATCATTTATTCCACCAGCCTTACCTTTACCTACACACCAGAACCAGGGCCACGGCCACACTGCAGTGCAGCAGGAGCAATCCTTCGAGCCAATTCAAGCCAAGTGCCCCCCAATGAATCAAACACAAACAGCGAGGGAAGTTACACAAATGTCAGCACAAATTCAACCAGTGTCACATCCTCTGCAGCAACAGTGGTGTCCTAACTACCGTCTTTTTGCTAGGACTTAAACTGACTGGAGTGCCGCAAGATgttgacaaaaaaagaaaagagagagagagaaagaaaaaggaaaaaaatgaacaatcttTTGTGGTTTCTTGGGAAAACTTTTCATACCAGGTGATACTGTTCCAAAACCCCATTACCTACAAGTGCTGATTGGAAGCGCAGAAGCCACAGTAAAACAGACAAGCAAAACATGGAAATGTGCAAACTGTtggaagttgatttttttttttttaaagctgttctttttgtttgattgggttttgtttggttttgtttaaatGGGCAAGAAATAGAGATGTGGCTGGAATAAAAGTTAATCAAACTAGAGGACACAAATCTAACATAGTTTTTACGGACCAAGGAACTTCTATAAGCTTTAGCAAAAGGTACATTTTcaccatacctttttttttatatCACAGTATCTAGTACACCTTTGTTACCAAATAGGTTGTTCTCCTTCCCGCCTCCTTTTGAGCTTTCACTCTTCAGTACATTCAAGTTCCAAGCCTGACCACACTTGTTTAATCTAATTACCATATtcttccaggtttttttgttttgttttttaaatttaaggctggaactattctttttttttctttattttttctttttatttggttgttttttgttttttgtttttttaaagctgatgTCTTATGACTTTTCATGAGTCAAAATTGTTTTGATTTCAGCAAGTCAGATCTTGTAAAggccacatatttttttaagattatatgaagtctgtgcaaaagctttaaaaaaaaaaa
Coding sequences:
- the RBPJ gene encoding recombining binding protein suppressor of hairless isoform X1, producing the protein MRNYLKERGDQTVLILHAKVAQKSYGNEKRFFCPPPCVYLMGSGWKKKKEQMERDGCSEQESQPCAFIGIGNSDQEMQQLNLEGKNYCTAKTLYISDSDKRKHFMLSVKMFYGNSDDIGVFLSKRIKVISKPSKKKQSLKNADLCIASGTKVALFNRLRSQTVSTRYLHVEGGNFHASSQQWGAFYIHLLDDDESEGEEFTVRDGYIHYGQTVKLVCSVTGMALPRLIIRKVDKQTALLDADDPVSQLHKCAFYLKDTERMYLCLSQERIIQFQATPCPKEPNKEMINDGASWTIISTDKAEYTFYEGMGPVLAPVTPVPVVESLQLNGGGDVAMLELTGQNFTPNLRVWFGDVEAETMYRCGESMLCVVPDISAFREGWRWVRQPVQVPVTLVRNDGIIYSTSLTFTYTPEPGPRPHCSAAGAILRANSSQVPPNESNTNSEGSYTNVSTNSTSVTSSAATVVS